Proteins found in one Brachyspira murdochii DSM 12563 genomic segment:
- a CDS encoding thiamine pyrophosphate-dependent enzyme: MIVFEKSKGLTDDRTHYCPGCMHGTSQRIVAECLEELGVLDRTVGIASVGCSVLAYKYFNCDMQQAAHGRAPAVATGVKRAVPDSIVFTLQGDGDLAAIGTAEIIHAAARGENITVIFLNNAIYGMTGGQMAPTTLEGQRTTTTQAGRDFHKAGKPIRVCEMLATIEGATFVERVALDSPANIRKAKMAAKKAFEHQIAGKGFSIVEMLTSCTTNWGISPTDSHKWIRDYMIPHYPLGNFRNDA, translated from the coding sequence ATGATAGTATTTGAAAAGTCAAAAGGTTTAACAGATGATAGAACACATTATTGTCCTGGCTGTATGCATGGCACTTCACAGAGAATAGTTGCTGAGTGCTTGGAGGAGCTTGGGGTATTAGATAGAACAGTAGGCATAGCTTCAGTAGGATGTTCTGTACTTGCTTATAAGTATTTTAATTGTGATATGCAGCAGGCAGCACATGGAAGAGCACCTGCAGTTGCTACTGGTGTAAAAAGAGCGGTACCAGATAGTATTGTATTTACGCTTCAGGGTGATGGAGACTTAGCTGCTATTGGTACTGCTGAGATAATACATGCGGCAGCACGCGGAGAGAACATAACCGTAATATTTTTGAACAATGCCATTTACGGTATGACTGGCGGTCAGATGGCACCTACTACCTTGGAAGGTCAGAGAACTACAACTACTCAGGCTGGAAGAGATTTTCACAAAGCTGGTAAGCCTATAAGAGTATGCGAAATGCTTGCTACTATAGAGGGGGCTACTTTTGTTGAGAGAGTTGCTTTAGACAGTCCTGCCAATATTAGAAAGGCTAAAATGGCTGCAAAAAAGGCTTTTGAACATCAGATAGCAGGAAAGGGTTTTTCTATAGTAGAAATGCTTACAAGCTGCACTACAAACTGGGGAATATCTCCTACAGATTCGCATAAATGGATAAGAGATTATATGATACCTCATTATCCTTTAGGCAATTTTAGAAATGATGCTTAA
- a CDS encoding 2-oxoacid:acceptor oxidoreductase family protein, which yields MSTERIIFAGFGGQGVMSMGQMIAYAGMIENKHVTWCPSYGPEMRGGTANCSVVVSDELVGSPIISHDANAAVIMNLPSLTKFEKDVLPNGILLINSSLIDKKASRDDIKVAYVEANKIAGDIGNPKSANMVMLGALLTLQNVVSFDSVQQAFLKVFGERKKDFLPSNEKALNAGRDAVKDLVS from the coding sequence ATGAGTACAGAGAGAATAATTTTTGCAGGATTCGGCGGTCAGGGTGTTATGTCTATGGGGCAGATGATAGCATATGCTGGTATGATAGAAAATAAGCATGTTACTTGGTGTCCTTCATATGGTCCTGAAATGAGAGGAGGTACTGCTAACTGTTCGGTTGTAGTGAGCGATGAGCTTGTAGGTTCTCCTATTATCTCTCATGACGCTAATGCTGCTGTAATAATGAATCTTCCTTCGCTTACCAAATTTGAAAAAGATGTTCTTCCTAATGGAATACTTCTTATAAACTCATCTTTAATCGATAAAAAAGCTTCAAGAGATGACATAAAAGTAGCTTATGTTGAAGCTAATAAAATAGCTGGGGATATAGGTAATCCTAAATCAGCGAATATGGTAATGCTTGGGGCTTTGCTTACACTTCAGAATGTAGTATCATTTGATAGTGTCCAGCAGGCATTTTTAAAAGTATTCGGTGAACGTAAGAAAGATTTTTTACCTAGCAATGAAAAGGCTCTTAATGCAGGACGCGATGCTGTAAAAGATTTGGTTTCTTAA
- a CDS encoding Rpn family recombination-promoting nuclease/putative transposase, with product MRSINRMNDYFVRYLLGSLGNEDILENIVNAVLEDLGFETVHNLQIINPHNLPENINLKESVLDVKAVTKDKRKVIIEIQLSGNIDFLKRIYYYISKNIVSEVEEKEPYDIISEVISINFVDFYMDFNDDGKPHRCFKLIDTENPEIVLDMVQMHIVEVPRFRRILNNADFEDIKRKKILSWIEFFTAKDFDKVKDKLKEVNNIMPKVINKYERFISSEDEMEVYNARDAFLYGQTLMLRREREEGLQEGRREGIQEGIEKGMERGLQEGRREEQIAIARSFKNAGIDINIISENTGLSVEEVLKL from the coding sequence ATGCGTAGTATAAACAGAATGAACGATTATTTTGTACGCTATCTTTTAGGCTCTTTGGGTAATGAGGATATACTTGAGAACATAGTAAATGCTGTGCTTGAAGATTTGGGCTTTGAAACAGTACATAACCTGCAGATAATTAATCCGCATAACTTACCAGAGAATATTAATCTAAAAGAGTCCGTACTTGATGTAAAAGCAGTTACAAAAGATAAAAGAAAAGTTATTATAGAAATACAGCTTTCTGGAAATATAGACTTTTTGAAGAGAATATACTATTATATATCTAAGAATATAGTAAGCGAAGTAGAAGAAAAAGAGCCTTATGATATAATAAGCGAGGTAATAAGTATTAACTTTGTAGACTTTTATATGGATTTTAATGATGATGGTAAGCCTCACAGATGTTTTAAGCTGATAGATACAGAAAATCCAGAGATTGTTTTGGATATGGTGCAGATGCATATAGTAGAAGTACCAAGATTTAGGAGAATACTAAATAATGCTGATTTTGAAGATATTAAGAGAAAGAAAATATTATCTTGGATAGAGTTTTTTACAGCAAAAGATTTTGATAAAGTTAAAGATAAATTAAAGGAGGTAAATAATATTATGCCTAAAGTAATAAATAAATATGAACGTTTTATATCCAGTGAAGATGAGATGGAAGTTTACAATGCTAGAGATGCTTTTTTATACGGACAGACTTTAATGTTAAGAAGAGAGCGTGAAGAGGGTTTACAGGAAGGGAGGAGAGAAGGTATACAGGAAGGTATAGAGAAAGGAATGGAGAGAGGTTTACAGGAAGGCAGAAGAGAGGAACAAATTGCCATAGCAAGAAGTTTCAAAAATGCTGGTATAGATATAAATATAATCAGTGAGAATACAGGGCTTAGTGTAGAAGAGGTATTAAAATTATAA
- a CDS encoding variable surface family protein — MKKVLLTAMAIVTLASASAFGMYGRGDSWIDFLVHGNQFRARMDQLGFTLGNGTIKGTFGFRANGINLGNLGNILSGNTGNVTLDSTLSAGIGYTSDAFGIGVGYNFTYVDKGIQVHTPVLMVNALNDNLRISIPIQVAVTDKDLAGNKYNNYKYTGVAFNNIQLRYYTGIDAFNAIRFYVYYRNNSYEDTTLNKKYVSESLGFQLRLYFLNTQVGNVTINPYVRLEYHTALKGSAIEGYTAENSYANIGGAFVLADNLKQSDIYEANPYKFVIKPVLGITANSDIVTLYVEPSLGYTATYNGHLKGFADNKVKHSLAWGAYAELYVRPVQDLEWYFEMDVNNTGRDGTTSQGATPVYFETTTGITWYLPSFGGDQ, encoded by the coding sequence ATGAAAAAAGTTTTATTGACAGCTATGGCAATAGTAACATTAGCTAGTGCTTCAGCATTTGGTATGTACGGCAGAGGTGATTCTTGGATAGACTTCCTTGTACATGGCAACCAATTCAGAGCTAGAATGGACCAATTAGGTTTCACATTAGGCAATGGTACTATTAAAGGTACTTTCGGTTTCAGAGCAAATGGAATTAACCTAGGTAACTTAGGAAATATACTTAGTGGAAACACTGGAAATGTTACTTTAGATTCAACACTTTCTGCTGGTATAGGATACACTTCTGATGCTTTTGGTATAGGTGTTGGTTATAACTTTACTTATGTAGATAAAGGTATACAAGTTCATACTCCAGTATTGATGGTTAATGCTTTAAATGATAATTTAAGAATATCTATACCTATACAGGTAGCTGTTACAGATAAAGATTTAGCTGGAAACAAATATAATAACTACAAATATACAGGTGTAGCTTTCAATAATATACAATTAAGATACTACACTGGTATAGACGCTTTCAATGCTATAAGATTCTATGTATACTATAGAAATAACTCATATGAAGATACTACTCTTAATAAGAAATATGTTTCAGAAAGTTTAGGTTTCCAATTAAGATTATACTTCTTAAATACTCAAGTAGGAAATGTAACTATCAATCCTTATGTAAGATTAGAATATCATACAGCTCTTAAAGGCAGTGCTATAGAAGGATATACAGCAGAAAATTCATATGCTAACATTGGTGGTGCATTTGTTTTAGCTGATAATCTAAAACAATCAGATATATATGAAGCAAATCCTTATAAATTCGTTATTAAACCAGTACTTGGTATAACAGCTAACAGCGACATAGTTACTTTATATGTTGAACCTTCTTTAGGTTATACAGCTACTTATAATGGACATTTAAAAGGCTTTGCTGATAATAAAGTAAAACATTCTTTAGCTTGGGGAGCTTATGCTGAGTTATATGTAAGACCTGTTCAAGATCTTGAATGGTACTTTGAGATGGATGTTAATAATACTGGAAGAGATGGTACTACTTCACAAGGTGCTACTCCAGTATACTTTGAAACTACTACTGGTATCACTTGGTATCTTCCTTCTTTCGGCGGAGATCAATAA
- a CDS encoding Rpn family recombination-promoting nuclease/putative transposase translates to MRSINRMNDYFVRYLLGSVGSEDILENIVNAVLEDLGFETVHNLQIINPHNLPENINLKESVLDVKAVTKDSRKVIIEIQLSGNIDFLKRIYYYISKNIVSEVEEKEPYDIISEVISINFVNFNMDFSDAGKPHRCFKLIDTENPDIVLDMVQMHIVEVPRFRRILNNADFEDIKRKKILSWIEFFTAKDLDKVKDKLKEVNNIMPKVINKYERFISSEDEIEVYNARDAFLYGQTLMLRREREEGLQEGIERGIERGLKEGIEKGMEKGLEEGRREGMQEGIRKEQITIARSLKNAGIDIKIISENTGLSIEEINKL, encoded by the coding sequence ATGCGTAGTATAAACAGAATGAACGATTATTTTGTACGCTATCTTTTAGGCTCTGTTGGAAGTGAGGATATACTTGAGAACATAGTAAATGCTGTGCTTGAAGATTTGGGCTTTGAAACGGTACATAACCTGCAGATAATTAACCCACATAACTTACCAGAGAATATTAACCTAAAAGAGTCCGTACTTGATGTAAAGGCTGTTACCAAAGACAGCAGAAAAGTTATTATAGAGATACAATTATCCGGAAATATAGACTTTTTGAAGAGAATATACTATTATATATCTAAGAATATAGTAAGCGAAGTAGAAGAAAAAGAGCCTTATGATATAATAAGCGAGGTTATAAGCATTAACTTTGTAAACTTCAATATGGACTTTAGCGATGCAGGTAAGCCACATAGATGTTTTAAGCTGATAGATACAGAAAATCCTGATATTGTTTTGGATATGGTGCAGATGCATATAGTAGAAGTACCAAGATTTAGGAGAATACTAAATAATGCTGATTTTGAAGATATTAAGAGAAAGAAAATATTATCCTGGATAGAGTTTTTTACGGCTAAAGATTTAGATAAAGTTAAAGATAAATTAAAGGAGGTAAATAATATTATGCCTAAAGTAATTAATAAATACGAGCGTTTTATATCCAGTGAAGATGAGATTGAGGTTTATAACGCGAGAGATGCTTTTTTATACGGACAGACTTTAATGTTAAGAAGAGAGCGTGAAGAGGGCTTACAGGAAGGAATAGAAAGAGGAATAGAAAGAGGTTTAAAAGAGGGTATAGAAAAAGGAATGGAAAAAGGTTTAGAAGAAGGAAGGAGAGAAGGTATGCAGGAGGGTATAAGAAAAGAGCAAATTACTATAGCTAGAAGTTTAAAGAATGCTGGTATAGATATAAAGATAATCAGTGAAAATACTGGGCTTAGTATAGAAGAAATAAATAAACTTTAA
- the flgK gene encoding flagellar hook-associated protein FlgK, whose amino-acid sequence MSTSSFFGIELGKRSLQNFKTALEVTGHNINNVATKGYSRQRVVMRTFDKPLEAPSLNRAERAGQIGQGAEITTVERIRDQFIDSKIMMELGTDGYWKTKSDYLKQLEAIYNEPGNANLRSDLDAFWDSWQEMAANPSERGTRMVLVERADRVNNSINQMFNQMNGMRNNLNNLVESKINRINDISNSIKDLNVEIVKQQALGQSPNDLLDRRDLLIDELSSLANVDIKSMDPDETIVYIGGRALIQGNVVSELSAEKNINNEGMYDIYWKKDHVQVQFEGGELKALLELRDVDTVDAINDIDTFAMNLADSVNEVHRSGFGLNQETGIDFFTMTKAAPSVIGNFDSNNDGQEDSTIMFKVSGINSIDPTDSIGSSGTLIFGNKSREGADVAIDYTAQMKVGDLIDKINSSEANVSAYLDDNNKLVLKARAFDDYMRPSYFIKHIEDSGDFLVGITGVLNQSGANGAYNWQATDQVNQLAGDFRNFTTTPYRHPASAIAVNDIIRNDVNYIAASKGIDTTGNGFNDKWNGLGDGANALAIANLKNKEIMVESKSTFNDFYTGSIARIASRTETANAETEKQTVVMEYLERLRQSVSGVNLDEEVAQMAMYQHGYNASARVVSIMDQLLDVVINRMGV is encoded by the coding sequence ATGTCAACAAGCTCATTTTTTGGTATAGAATTAGGTAAAAGATCACTTCAGAACTTCAAAACAGCATTAGAAGTTACAGGTCATAATATAAATAATGTTGCAACTAAAGGCTACAGCAGACAGAGAGTTGTAATGCGTACTTTTGATAAGCCTTTAGAAGCTCCTAGCCTTAATAGAGCAGAGCGTGCTGGTCAAATAGGTCAGGGTGCTGAAATCACTACAGTAGAGAGAATAAGAGATCAGTTTATAGATTCAAAAATAATGATGGAGCTTGGTACAGACGGATATTGGAAAACAAAGTCTGATTATTTAAAGCAGTTAGAGGCTATATATAATGAACCGGGCAATGCTAATTTAAGAAGCGATTTAGATGCTTTTTGGGATTCTTGGCAGGAAATGGCTGCTAACCCTTCAGAAAGAGGAACAAGAATGGTTTTAGTAGAGAGAGCCGACAGGGTAAATAATTCTATTAATCAGATGTTTAATCAAATGAACGGTATGCGTAATAATTTGAATAATCTTGTTGAAAGCAAAATTAATAGAATAAACGATATATCTAATTCCATTAAAGATTTGAATGTTGAAATAGTAAAACAGCAGGCACTAGGACAAAGCCCTAATGATTTGCTTGACAGAAGAGACTTGCTTATAGATGAACTTTCTTCTCTTGCTAATGTTGATATAAAATCTATGGATCCTGATGAAACTATTGTTTATATAGGAGGCAGAGCTTTAATTCAGGGAAATGTTGTAAGCGAATTAAGTGCTGAAAAAAATATCAATAATGAAGGAATGTATGATATATATTGGAAGAAAGATCATGTTCAGGTGCAGTTTGAAGGCGGAGAATTAAAGGCTTTATTAGAATTAAGAGATGTGGATACAGTTGATGCTATTAATGATATAGATACATTTGCTATGAATTTGGCTGACAGTGTAAACGAAGTTCACAGAAGCGGTTTCGGACTTAATCAGGAAACAGGTATTGATTTCTTTACTATGACAAAAGCTGCTCCTTCAGTTATAGGTAATTTTGACAGCAATAATGACGGACAGGAAGATTCTACTATAATGTTTAAAGTAAGCGGTATAAATTCTATAGATCCTACAGACAGTATAGGAAGCAGCGGAACTTTAATCTTTGGTAATAAATCAAGAGAAGGTGCTGATGTTGCAATAGATTATACAGCCCAAATGAAAGTAGGCGATTTAATAGATAAAATTAATTCAAGCGAGGCTAATGTATCTGCTTATTTAGATGATAATAACAAACTTGTACTTAAAGCCAGAGCTTTTGATGATTATATGAGACCTTCATATTTCATTAAGCATATAGAAGATTCAGGTGATTTTCTAGTTGGTATAACAGGGGTATTAAATCAGTCGGGAGCTAATGGAGCATATAATTGGCAGGCTACGGATCAGGTAAATCAATTAGCAGGAGACTTTAGAAACTTTACTACTACTCCATACAGACATCCAGCTTCAGCGATTGCTGTTAATGATATTATAAGAAATGATGTAAACTATATTGCAGCTTCTAAAGGTATAGATACAACAGGAAACGGATTTAATGATAAATGGAATGGTTTGGGCGATGGAGCTAATGCTTTAGCTATTGCTAATTTGAAAAATAAAGAGATAATGGTTGAAAGCAAATCTACATTTAACGATTTTTATACTGGAAGTATTGCGAGAATTGCCTCAAGAACAGAGACCGCTAATGCCGAAACAGAAAAGCAAACTGTTGTTATGGAATATCTTGAAAGATTAAGACAGTCAGTGTCTGGTGTTAACTTAGATGAAGAGGTTGCTCAAATGGCTATGTATCAGCATGGTTATAATGCTTCTGCTAGAGTAGTTAGTATAATGGATCAGCTGCTTGATGTTGTTATAAATAGAATGGGTGTGTAA